A window of Calliopsis andreniformis isolate RMS-2024a chromosome 3, iyCalAndr_principal, whole genome shotgun sequence contains these coding sequences:
- the LOC143177373 gene encoding cilia- and flagella-associated protein 43-like, with protein MTKDAWKPAWVRGSEIQEIIWIGKEVIAWCTGVHVVFFNVVHQTKSVYWGWNQELGEGARCLAGHMSLPIFCFAEKVVHPRILVYSFPSMTKITECTGGCPTGYLANAFTGKDFLVSVGSYPNFPMIIWYWKTGEKLIAVNTPIRDEVGQILRITQVGPTVIAQMGRTCGQLLTWELEVAGKTVILKDHEINLPKKIPIHWVDWSPTSTDPLLAITDKDAHVYLSNYDGSEINRIVISQRCGVCIDFELPMLRWFREGIILRTTFCQIRFFTKNPKTQKWRKEWYIMSTTRPCFLVAHPVHNNWFFYHTLEGYLMQIDFLEGEEVPEIKKYFDYGAVYRYADFVYPWCHHLVVIDDLKELKVVECYSGLVVAELDPEIEGEINSQASHPDYPLIVLGSTHGELVFVSLIDPNKPKVVASLLLQRRPLDLIKFSHSGKYLLAAEKSTGNCFCVSLQRDKCYTVQALLQYQRTITDALIFESFKRLKVFLLFAGATQFVASQQVSVIDVPEGRNLITGIGDILDLPGLYRSLWQVPGNAMMLIGSPYLTRQLRLQRLQDFKDLIIVDGLMTGHYVRLANLFVDRNWITSTAFDGLVFVRDKTVRRVVTYAMTHHRADFGSVKAIVSKGGNLIVCLGYNGSLVALRSTDEKKVRLLSEFLGKLKLKKLIFLKNDNPPTSTADDSKSICHINYDLYEKQKAKIQSDYASLDPAIQDILTRPKFQFPDPEEGDKTWSEWRDEMQVLEEEEKCKEEKTAIFKDFQVLKDKVRKMLDENEMCPELERLPVSAFDLDITGRDQKLKAGRDECEDMRLQLEHQCSEMNRVAAWIRKTFWDPQEILGKSLLPIFGDREVTNYATVAENLEDQDHLRWALFCKEAVGKIMEDETFQPWRLYDGEELQVELNKRLRLRREEYRRIDLLLDEEEEVEVPQEEVQQEIAMQGANVTSLRFSNTSSLLEGTTTHRYIEASPYYSQIESYGFDHVMLNNCFLTHDCKKLRAHFNEAFDMVYELKEKEMNVIRERAEKIRHIDSELRLMFGQAVSYIPLDPTWGWQERPEGIIKVLDHEVKAKPYISPSQQEILDKEAAEAERIRLLLLADDFRERALMAMMDGVLEVRWEDIIKIDVPKPACMLEKKPEDYNEEDIKTVRQYEKDVQFLQEERERYRRILEVDYVKVMKLMQDGIDNFNEKQDQLFHLKISIEAAINQINLRYIRGRTGIYHRMKALRYEHEVKEKIGKMQEYEVALQADQEIFRNVLQEFLSQRETLINRDKMIAKRFKSEFPTLNKLYVELLERQYTRRPRTNLKNLSASELLELGSHAMSKSRPTHLPSECKDYLKALDNLDVRPTLLPPTIETVHWDHLIKLRRFKIEMELKCKAKEVEIASTEDTIMGFEMRIEKCRMNVEETKKHLDETRKRRVISELDVELQLVLKMGQVEINIAGQLEDTEDAVLVSKSEIDAVNELIRAAGSCKLDALTNLLNFQRGTLLKEWEHECHRKRLEDLQEDLRFLESVTVTKEMQAYLKRRAMGLKDDKTPQQLNTDIEAMKSRFGGIVEGHRARFRSIEKEIATIRSKNEELDRQIFETNVARCEMEQRRDPISEARQQEHVERKIRMFMRRSDLIKKLQDNYAEMLVLQTEHELLRLRRYPMFHFKLIDDSTEKEHTQTPSLSAWTLFLFVME; from the exons ATGACCAAAGACGCGTGGAAGCCCGCTTGGGTTCGCGGGAGCGAGATCCAAGAAATAATTTGGATCGGCAAGGAAGTGATCGCTTGGTGTACTGGTGTGCATGTCGTGTTCTTCAACGTCGTCCATCAGACGAAGAGCGTGTACTGGGGCTGGAACCAGGAACTAGGAGAGGGTGCTCGCTGTCTGGCTGGCCACATGAGCCTCCCTATCTTCTGTTTTGCCGAGAAAGTCGTTCACCCCAGAATACTAGTGTACTCCTTCCCCTCGATGACAAAAATCACCGAGTGTACTGGTGGTTGTCCAACTGGCTACTTAGCCAATGCGTTCACAGGAAAAGATTTCTTGGTCTCTGTCGGCTCTTATCCTAATTTCCCTATGATAATCTGGTATTGGAAGACTGGTGAGAAACTGATCGCTGTCAATACTCCCATTCGCGATGAAGTTGGGCAGATCTTGCGGATCACTCAAGTCGGACCTACTGTCATCGCGCAGATGGGCAGAACCTGTGGACAGTTGCTCACCTGGGAACTCGAAGTGGCAGGAAAGACCGTCATTTTGAAAG ATCACGAGATAAACCTGCCAAAAAAGATTCCAATTCACTGGGTGGATTGGTCACCCACTTCCACTGACCCCTTGCTAGCTATCACCGACAAAGACGCTCATGTCTACCTCAGCAATTATGACGGTAGCGAAATCAACCGAATCGTGATATCGCAGCGCTGTGGCGTCTGCATCGATTTCGAACTCCCTATGCTTCGTTGGTTCCGAGAGGGCATCATTCTGCGAACGACCTTCTGCCAGATCCGTTTCTTCACCAAAAACCCTAAAACACAGAAGTGGCGCAAGGAATGGTACATAATGTCGACGACGAGGCCGTGCTTTCTGGTGGCACACCCTGTTCACAACAACTGGTTCTTCTACCACACATTGGAGGGGTACTTGATGCAAATCGACTTCTTAGAGGGGGAGGAGGTCCCTGAGATCAAAAAATACTTTGACTATGGCGCCGTCTACCGATACGCAGACTTCGTTTACCCTTGGTGTCATCATCTCGTCGTTATTGATGATCTCAAAGAACTGAAAGTTGTAGAGTGTTACAGTGGACTAGTTGTAGCGGAGCTGGACCCTGAAATCGAGGGAGAGATTAATTCTCAGGCTTCTCACCCTGATTATCCTCTGATAGTTCTAGGGTCCACGCATGGTGAACTCGTATTCGTTAGTCTAATTGATCCTAATAAACCAAAGGTGGTTGCTTCTCTGCTGCTGCAGAGGAGACCCCTGGATTTGATCAAATTCTCACATTCTGGGAA GTATCTGTTAGCAGCCGAAAAGAGTACTGGAAATTGCTTCTGTGTCAGCCTGCAGCGCGACAAATGCTACACAGTACAAGCTCTTCTGCAGTACCAACGAACAATTACAGACGCATTGATCTTCGAGTCGTTTAAAAGACTAAAAGTTTTTCTCTTATTCGCTGGAGCGACTCAGTTCGTCGCGAGCCAACAAGTGAGCGTTATTGATGTGCCAGAAGGACGAAACCTAATCACTGGTATCGGAGACATTCTCGATCTACCTGGTCTCTATCGTAGCCTTTGGCAAGTCCCTGGAAACGCGATGATGCTGATTGGTTCACCCTATTTGACACGTCAGCTACGATTGCAGAGACTACAGGACTTCAAGGATTTGATTATAGTGGACGGTCTGATGACGGGACACTATGTTAGATTGGCGAATCTTTTCGTCGATCGAAACTGGATCACTTCCACTGCCTTTGATGGTTTGGTCTTCGTTAGAGACAAAACTGTTCGACGAGTAGTTACCTATGCTATGACGCATCATAGGGCTGACTTTGGCTCTGTCAAGGCAATAGTTAGCAAAGGTGGAAACTTGATTGTCTGCCTTGGATACAATGGCTCGCTGGTTGCGCTGAGGAGTACTGATGAGAAGAAGGTTCGTTTGCTTTCAGAGTTCTTAGGAA AATTAAAACTTAAGAAACTGATATTTctaaaaaat GACAATCCACCTACTTCCACCGCTGATGACTCGAAAAGCATCTGCCACATAAACTACGATCTCTACGAGAAACAGAAAGCCAAGATCCAGTCCGATTACGCTAGTCTGGATCCTGCGATTCAAGATATCCTGACACGTCCAAAGTTCCAATTCCCTGATCCCGAGGAGGGCGACAAAACTTGGTCAGAGTGGAGGGACGAGATGCAGGTCCTAGAAGAAGAAGAGAAGTGCAAGGAGGAGAAGACAGCTATTTTCAAAGACTTCCAAGTTCTGAAGGACAAAGTGAGGAAGATGCTAGATGAAAATGAAATGTGCCCAGAGTTAGAGAGGCTGCCAGTGTCAGCCTTCGACTTGGATATAACTGGCCGCGACCAGAAGTTGAAGGCAGGCCGCGACGAGTGCGAGGACATGCGACTGCAGCTGGAGCACCAGTGCAGCGAAATGAACAGGGTAGCTGCTTGGATACGCAAGACTTTCTGGGACCCTCAGGAGATTTTGGGTAAATCCTTGCTGCCCATATTTGGAGACAGAGAGGTGACCAACTATGCTACTGTCGCGGAGAATCTCGAGGACCAGGACCATCTGCGATGGGCCCTTTTCTGTAAGGAAGCCGTGGGCAAAATCATGGAGGACGAAACATTTCAGCCTTGGAGGCTCTACGACGGGGAGGAACTTCAGGTAGAACTGAACAAACGATTGAGATTGCGTCGCGAAGAGTATAGGAGGATCGATTTGCTGTTGGATgaggaggaggaggtggaaGTCCCTCAAGAGGAAGTGCAGCAGGAGATAGCGATGCAAGGTGCG AATGTTACTAGCTTAAGATTTAGCAACACTTCCTCTTTGCTCGAAGGTACAACCACGCACCGCTACATCGAAGCATCCCCCTATTACTCCCAGATTGAATCATACGGGTTCGATCACGTGATGCTAAACAATTGTTTCCTGACGCACGACTGCAAGAAGCTCCGGGCGCATTTCAACGAAGCCTTCGACATGGTGTACGAGCTCAAAGAGAAAGAGATGAACGTGATACGAGAGAGAGCCGAGAAAATACGACACATAGATTCGGAATTAAGACTCATGTTTGGGCAGGCTGTGTCCTACATACCGTTAGACCCAACATGGGGATGGCAG GAGAGGCCAGAAGGCATTATCAAGGTTCTCGATCACGAAGTCAAGGCGAAACCGTACATCTCGCCGTCGCAGCAAGAAATCCTAGACAAGGAGGCGGCCGAGGCAGAGCGAATCCGACTGTTGTTGCTGGCTGATGACTTTCGTGAACGCGCCCTCATGGCGATGATGGACGGCGTGCTGGAGGTTCGATGGGAGGACATCATCAAGATAGACGTGCCTAAGCCGGCCTGCATGCTCGAGAAGAAACCGGAAGACTACAACGAGGAAGACATTAAAACTGTGAGACAATACGAAAAGGATGTTCAGTTCCTGCAGGAGGAACGGGAGCGCTACAGGAGGATTCTGGAGGTTGACTACGTGAAAGTCATGAAGTTGATGCAGGATGGGATCGACAATTTCAACGAGAAACAGGATCAACTGTTTCAC CTGAAGATAAGCATCGAGGCGGCAATAAACCAGATCAATCTGCGATACATCCGTGGACGCACTGGGATTTATCATCGAATGAAAGCTCTACGCTATGAGCATGAAGTGAAAGAGAAAATCGGCAAGATGCAGGAATACGAGGTTGCTCTGCAGGCGGATCAGGAGATTTTCCGAAATGTTCTCCAGGAGTTCCTCAGTCAACGCGAGACGCTCATCAATCGAGATAAAATGATAGCCAAAAGGTTTAAATCTGAGTTTCCAACACTTAACAAATTATACGTGGAGCTGCTCGAGCGCCAGTACACGCGTCGACCCAGGACGAACTTGAAGAACCTCAGTGCCTCTGAGCTTTTGGAGCTAGGCAGTCATGCGATGTCTAAATCTCGACCCACTCACTTACCATCAGAGTGCAAAGACTATCTGAAAGCACTTGACAATTTAGATGTTCGGCCAACTCTCCTTCCACCAACGATAGAAACTGTTCACTGGGATCACTTGATAAAATTAAGGCGTTTCAAAATTGAAATGGAGCTGAAGTGTAAAGCAAAGGAAGTAGAGATCGCGAGTACTGAAGACACAATTATGGGATTCGAAATGAGAATCGAAAAGTGTAGAATGAATGTagaagagacgaagaaacatCTCGACGAGACTAGGAAACGTCGAGTAATTTCTGAGCTAGATGTTGAGTTGCAGTTGGTTCTGAAGATGGGTCAGGTGGAGATAAACATTGCAGGCCAGCTAGAAGACACTGAAGACGCGGTCCTGGTATCAAAATCTGAGATCGATGCGGTTAATGAGCTTATCAGAGCCGCTGGGTCCTGCAAGCTCGATGCCTTGACTAATCTACTGAATTTTCAGCGAG GTACTTTGCTAAAAGAGTGGGAACACGAGTGTCACAGAAAGCGTTTAGAAGATTTGCAAGAGGATCTTCGTTTCTTAGAGTCTGTGACAGTGACGAAAGAGATGCAGGCGTACTTGAAGCGCAGGGCCATGGGCCTGAAGGACGACAAGACGCCGCAGCAGCTGAACACGGACATCGAGGCGATGAAGAGTCGGTTCGGGGGTATCGTTGAGGGCCACCGGGCGCGATTTCGCTCCATCGAGAAGGAGATTGCGACGATCAGGAGCAAGAACGAGGAGCTCGATCGGCAGATCTTCGAGACAAATGTGGCGAGGTGCGAGATGGAGCAGCGGCGCGATCCTATCAGCGAGGCGAGGCAGCAGGAACACGTGGAGAGGAAGATAAGGATGTTCATGAGGCGATCCGATCTGATCAAGAAGCTGCAGGATAATTACGCGGAGATGCTCGTGTTGCAGACGGAGCACGAGCTGCTCAGGCTTCGTCGTTACCCCATGTTCCACTTTAAGCTCATCGACGACAGCACAGAGAAGGAGCACACTC AGACTCCTTCTCTGTCCGCATGGACGCTCTTCCTCTTCGTGATGGAATGA